The proteins below are encoded in one region of Cololabis saira isolate AMF1-May2022 chromosome 13, fColSai1.1, whole genome shotgun sequence:
- the hmg20b gene encoding SWI/SNF-related matrix-associated actin-dependent regulator of chromatin subfamily E member 1-related isoform X2 yields the protein MSEKEMMGGIKQEQSEASQPLRAPHTAEQPQDEPKKRGWPKGKKRKKVLPNGPKAPVTGYVRFLNERREHMRARYPDLPFPEITKRLGAEWTRLAPNDKQRYLDEAEREKLQYAQELKEYQETEAYQITSAKINDKRIKKDTPLVMGNPTSGPSLTKASEFTTRFDIPIFTEEFLDQNKARESELRRLRKANIEFEAQNAVLQRHIKDMNNAKERLEAELGQDEKRTQALHQHLLAIKHTLVNSLSSVPLPGTGETASLGNLDSYLSRLSGVIEGNPQKHRALLNQLNEVLSHIDSESAILHLGCRTGLNASS from the exons ATGTCAGAGAAGGAGATGATGGGGGGAATTAAACAGGAGCAGAGTGAGGCATCGCAGCCGCTCAGAGCTCCACACACAGCAGAGCAGCCGCAGGACGAG CCTAAGAAGAGGGGCTGGCCGAAGGGAAAGAAACGAAAGAAGGTGCTACCAAATGGTCCTAAAGCACCAGTAACCGGGTATGTCCGCTTCCTTAATGAACGGCGAGAACATATGAGGGCCCGTTACCCTGACTTACCTTTCCCAGAAATCACAAAGAGACTAGGAGCAGAGTGGACACGATTAGCCCCAAATGACAAACAG cgCTATCTTGATGAGGCTGAGCGAGAGAAGCTGCAGTATGCCCAGGAGCTGAAAGAATATCAGGAAACAGAGGCCTATCAGATTACTAGTGCCAAGATAAATGACAAGAGGATCAAAAAAG ACACTCCATTGGTCATGGGTAATCCTACTTCAGGGCCATCTTTAACAAAG GCGTCTGAATTCACAACTAGATTCGACATCCCGATTTTTACTGAAGAATTCCTTGATCAGAACAAAG CTCGAGAATCTGAGCTGCGTCGACTTCGGAAGGCCAACATTGAGTTTGAAGCGCAGAATGCAGTGCTGCAGAGGCACATTAAAGACATGAACAATGCTAAAGAGCGTCTGGAAGCTGAGCTGGGGCAGGACGAGAAGCGAACCCAGGCACTTCACCAACACTTGCTGGCCATTAAACACACTCTTGTCAACAGTCTCTCATCAGTCCCACTTCCAG gtacAGGTGAGACAGCATCTCTCGGAAACCTTGACTCATACCTGAGTCGTCTCAGTGGGGTGATTGAGGGAAACCCTCAAAAGCACCGTGCACTGCTCAACCAACTTAATGAAGTCCTCTCTCATATAGACAG tgAGTCTGCCATCCTCCACCTTGGCTGTAGGACTGGCCTGAATGCGTCAAGTTAA
- the hmg20b gene encoding SWI/SNF-related matrix-associated actin-dependent regulator of chromatin subfamily E member 1-related isoform X1, translating into MSEKEMMGGIKQEQSEASQPLRAPHTAEQPQDEPKKRGWPKGKKRKKVLPNGPKAPVTGYVRFLNERREHMRARYPDLPFPEITKRLGAEWTRLAPNDKQRYLDEAEREKLQYAQELKEYQETEAYQITSAKINDKRIKKEDTPLVMGNPTSGPSLTKASEFTTRFDIPIFTEEFLDQNKARESELRRLRKANIEFEAQNAVLQRHIKDMNNAKERLEAELGQDEKRTQALHQHLLAIKHTLVNSLSSVPLPGTGETASLGNLDSYLSRLSGVIEGNPQKHRALLNQLNEVLSHIDSESAILHLGCRTGLNASS; encoded by the exons ATGTCAGAGAAGGAGATGATGGGGGGAATTAAACAGGAGCAGAGTGAGGCATCGCAGCCGCTCAGAGCTCCACACACAGCAGAGCAGCCGCAGGACGAG CCTAAGAAGAGGGGCTGGCCGAAGGGAAAGAAACGAAAGAAGGTGCTACCAAATGGTCCTAAAGCACCAGTAACCGGGTATGTCCGCTTCCTTAATGAACGGCGAGAACATATGAGGGCCCGTTACCCTGACTTACCTTTCCCAGAAATCACAAAGAGACTAGGAGCAGAGTGGACACGATTAGCCCCAAATGACAAACAG cgCTATCTTGATGAGGCTGAGCGAGAGAAGCTGCAGTATGCCCAGGAGCTGAAAGAATATCAGGAAACAGAGGCCTATCAGATTACTAGTGCCAAGATAAATGACAAGAGGATCAAAAAAG AAGACACTCCATTGGTCATGGGTAATCCTACTTCAGGGCCATCTTTAACAAAG GCGTCTGAATTCACAACTAGATTCGACATCCCGATTTTTACTGAAGAATTCCTTGATCAGAACAAAG CTCGAGAATCTGAGCTGCGTCGACTTCGGAAGGCCAACATTGAGTTTGAAGCGCAGAATGCAGTGCTGCAGAGGCACATTAAAGACATGAACAATGCTAAAGAGCGTCTGGAAGCTGAGCTGGGGCAGGACGAGAAGCGAACCCAGGCACTTCACCAACACTTGCTGGCCATTAAACACACTCTTGTCAACAGTCTCTCATCAGTCCCACTTCCAG gtacAGGTGAGACAGCATCTCTCGGAAACCTTGACTCATACCTGAGTCGTCTCAGTGGGGTGATTGAGGGAAACCCTCAAAAGCACCGTGCACTGCTCAACCAACTTAATGAAGTCCTCTCTCATATAGACAG tgAGTCTGCCATCCTCCACCTTGGCTGTAGGACTGGCCTGAATGCGTCAAGTTAA